One window from the genome of Spirochaetota bacterium encodes:
- a CDS encoding carboxypeptidase-like regulatory domain-containing protein yields MRRLIWLILLLAISNIVCSGDVFHNYKKERDTMSIPYTPDTTPPHIVEVKALTSNTIKVIFDEQIDPATALNYANYYIQGINRVNVLSNPAPSMDGSNAVILNVSTGLEYGMHHGKQYTLLAQNIKDISGNILLNGISQFTGKGQIVASIWFYDKNNDLRQFSDDLDYIYFNSKNIEFIIKVNDDTNGYYSYSIDDLPYSSEIPCTDKLILSNLSDGVHTLQVIGKDSQGKLQDLNQPSSVSFIVDTTPPVATLSKLPESVTNNTEIAVVVGGLDVVMYRFRLNNEPWSNVISVNTPIIRKKLLGGNYRLEVKGIDSAGNEQNIATAYQWRVTSGNSIYFVSKPERYTRLRNVDVTLGGENIYFYKYSINNNIWSGYISIDQPIVLRNLQDGDYTIRVIGAVIPGDTPSETDEIEYTWTVDTKPPVCTLSNLPANFTNKQRVTMVVSSTDGEVVAYKYKLFRNGYLHEESGVCSVTQPLELSNLSEASYTLKVMGIDKAGNIQSESSATEYTWTIDLTPPQVSLYNLPARDSKINSIDIAVGPPDVVSYKYCLNTVTWSQEINRSINITRANLSDGIYTLSVIGKDLAGNWQSFQTPTQHIWEIDTTPPTAVLLNKPPEVTNLQSADFVIGGVGVVKYRYKYNGGEWSQEYDRIQYPNIVLDNLYEGSHTIQVIGCDKAGNWQIIPTQYTWSINVSLPTAILSGTPSYYSNVNNINITVGGAGIIAYRYKIDNQSWSAEIDVSNPIVISNLSEGYHIIKVIGKNSLNQWQSVEAATTFEWIIDTVPPVAQLTNTPQSPTNNQSIAIKVYGVGVYAYKYSLDDPDPRGSQEFLIDTDDTINIDNILGGQHTLYVIARDEAGNWQDYNHPTTYIWTIDTSTPTAMFDAATLPKNITNQTGINIKVMGSNIVKYKYKLDTLPWSGEIDVNDPIMRLGLAEGTHIVKVIGKNEAGTWQSESNATEYSWIIDITPPAPPEILLQNLPNNLTNETSINIIVNGTGITHYRYKLNEENWSDPILLGTNIVRSGLIENTYNLYVIAKDEAGNWTSESNAKTYSWRVDYTSPIAAITNRPDNPSNQNWAEFIIAGTGIVQYKYKIDNGLWSDWVDVNQHIILNNLPDGIHTISVCGRKSSNPPYFEQAEQDATTYTWEVDTVAPTAVLSNLPSNPTTNTSISITVGGLQVVAYRYRINNGAWIPVTSEIIKEFPIVLSGLTPGNYQIDVVARDLAGNWQIIPTSYVWTINPPPLVSPATVDIGEYSTSAALMFSWVRPYGTADVKIQIASDTNFSNVVFESVVGNVDSYTFVAQSTEIERYYARVAVNDQPGKPLNDPSWKPWGQASNGIAMVGSVSGVVKNAVGFAALSNVTIELRKMIDNSLIDTTTTDTNGGFTFTGVPIGSNKYKLVASLTGYYTATKNNITITLGVQLSAGTIYLVPTSASSGTITGTVIDANDASKLAGVTVEVYNWQNILVASTVTASGGTFTTTTLSPGVYSVLFKRTNYYDLLVDNIVVNGNRDIGRQAICAYLVEPMVRVIVLWGQNPQDLDLHVVGPTSQTVVEADTAYNNPQNRFHVGYIGYTNYKWQYNYNELTGAYERGDDKSSTTVPDRTGTKSTTALVQDVYPGNTITGSGYGPEAINLWRYGGVQYARGIFTYTVRNWSGTDWYAGGRDVIVRIYDSQGMVQQILMPQGATDPGNTTRDWKAVKINIQGNTRSKRIIYVPTQGVFFNAGVDRNKAGFDW; encoded by the coding sequence ATGAGACGATTGATTTGGTTAATTTTATTACTGGCTATTTCAAATATTGTATGCAGCGGTGATGTTTTTCACAATTATAAAAAAGAACGCGATACAATGAGTATTCCCTATACGCCAGATACTACTCCTCCCCACATTGTAGAGGTAAAGGCATTAACAAGTAATACCATAAAAGTTATTTTTGATGAACAAATTGATCCAGCAACAGCACTAAACTATGCTAATTATTATATTCAAGGCATCAATAGAGTAAATGTATTGTCTAACCCTGCACCAAGCATGGATGGCAGCAATGCTGTAATTCTCAACGTTTCAACTGGCCTTGAGTATGGAATGCACCACGGTAAACAATACACACTATTAGCTCAAAATATTAAAGATATTTCTGGGAATATATTACTGAATGGCATTTCCCAATTTACTGGTAAGGGTCAAATTGTTGCATCTATATGGTTTTATGATAAAAATAATGATTTGCGCCAGTTTAGCGATGATCTAGATTATATATATTTTAATTCTAAAAATATTGAATTTATAATTAAAGTAAATGATGATACAAATGGTTACTATTCTTATTCGATAGATGATTTACCTTACAGCAGCGAAATCCCGTGTACTGATAAATTAATTTTATCTAATCTTTCTGATGGTGTGCATACTCTACAAGTAATAGGAAAGGATAGTCAGGGGAAACTGCAAGATTTAAACCAGCCATCTTCAGTTTCATTTATTGTTGATACTACACCACCTGTTGCAACATTATCAAAGTTACCTGAAAGCGTAACAAATAACACTGAAATCGCGGTAGTAGTTGGCGGATTGGATGTAGTGATGTATCGATTTAGGCTCAATAACGAACCGTGGAGCAACGTTATATCCGTAAACACACCTATTATCAGAAAAAAATTACTTGGCGGTAACTATCGCCTTGAAGTAAAAGGAATTGATAGCGCAGGTAATGAGCAAAATATTGCCACAGCATATCAATGGAGAGTAACATCAGGCAATAGCATCTACTTTGTCAGTAAACCAGAACGTTATACTCGTTTACGAAATGTTGATGTAACACTTGGTGGTGAAAATATATATTTTTATAAGTATAGCATCAACAATAATATATGGAGCGGGTATATTTCTATAGATCAGCCAATAGTTTTACGAAACTTGCAGGATGGTGATTACACAATACGTGTGATAGGAGCTGTCATCCCAGGCGATACTCCATCCGAAACCGATGAAATTGAATACACTTGGACTGTTGATACTAAACCTCCAGTATGTACACTCAGCAACTTACCAGCAAATTTTACCAATAAGCAACGAGTTACGATGGTTGTTTCATCTACCGATGGTGAAGTGGTGGCCTATAAATATAAACTTTTCAGAAACGGATATCTTCATGAAGAAAGTGGTGTATGTAGTGTAACACAACCATTGGAGTTGAGCAATCTGTCTGAAGCATCATATACTCTTAAAGTTATGGGAATAGACAAAGCGGGCAATATACAAAGCGAATCAAGTGCAACCGAATATACCTGGACAATAGATTTAACACCACCACAAGTAAGTCTTTATAATTTGCCGGCAAGAGATTCCAAAATAAATTCTATTGATATAGCAGTTGGACCACCTGATGTGGTTTCATATAAATATTGTCTAAATACAGTAACCTGGTCACAGGAAATAAATAGATCTATTAACATAACCAGAGCAAACCTGTCAGATGGCATCTATACACTATCGGTAATAGGTAAAGATCTTGCAGGGAACTGGCAGAGTTTTCAAACTCCAACTCAGCATATTTGGGAAATTGATACAACCCCACCTACTGCTGTGTTACTTAATAAACCTCCTGAAGTAACAAATTTACAGAGTGCCGATTTTGTAATAGGCGGAGTAGGAGTAGTTAAATACAGATATAAATATAACGGTGGAGAATGGAGTCAGGAATATGACCGGATTCAATATCCAAATATTGTACTCGATAATCTATATGAAGGTTCCCATACCATCCAGGTAATAGGATGTGATAAAGCTGGAAACTGGCAAATCATTCCAACACAGTATACATGGTCAATCAATGTTTCATTACCAACTGCTATTTTAAGTGGTACCCCATCATACTATTCTAACGTAAATAATATAAATATTACTGTTGGTGGTGCAGGGATTATAGCATATAGATATAAAATTGATAATCAATCATGGAGCGCAGAAATTGATGTTTCAAATCCTATAGTAATATCTAATTTATCCGAAGGGTACCATATCATCAAAGTAATAGGGAAAAACAGTTTGAATCAATGGCAATCTGTTGAAGCAGCTACTACTTTTGAATGGATAATTGATACAGTTCCTCCAGTTGCGCAGCTTACAAATACACCACAAAGCCCAACAAACAACCAGTCCATAGCAATTAAAGTATATGGAGTGGGAGTGTATGCATATAAATATTCTCTGGATGATCCTGATCCGCGCGGCAGTCAGGAATTTTTAATTGATACTGATGATACAATTAATATTGATAATATACTAGGTGGTCAACACACATTGTATGTTATAGCCCGAGATGAAGCTGGAAACTGGCAGGATTATAATCACCCTACAACATATATTTGGACAATTGATACCAGTACACCAACAGCTATGTTTGATGCAGCTACATTGCCAAAAAATATAACCAATCAAACAGGTATTAATATTAAAGTAATGGGTAGCAATATTGTTAAATATAAATATAAATTGGATACATTACCATGGAGCGGTGAAATTGATGTTAATGACCCTATTATGCGATTGGGATTAGCGGAAGGAACGCATATAGTCAAAGTTATAGGTAAAAATGAAGCAGGAACCTGGCAATCAGAAAGCAATGCAACTGAATACAGCTGGATAATTGATATAACTCCACCAGCTCCGCCAGAAATACTTTTACAAAACCTTCCAAATAATTTAACCAATGAAACAAGTATTAATATTATTGTCAATGGAACAGGAATAACACATTACAGATATAAACTAAATGAAGAAAACTGGAGTGATCCTATTCTACTGGGTACTAATATTGTACGTTCTGGATTAATTGAAAATACATACAATCTTTATGTGATAGCAAAGGATGAAGCTGGAAATTGGACAAGTGAAAGTAATGCAAAAACATACTCATGGCGTGTTGATTATACCAGTCCAATTGCAGCTATTACAAACAGACCTGATAATCCATCAAACCAAAACTGGGCTGAATTCATAATAGCGGGCACAGGGATTGTGCAATATAAATATAAAATAGATAATGGGTTGTGGAGTGATTGGGTTGATGTCAATCAGCATATAATTTTAAATAATCTACCTGATGGAATACATACAATTTCTGTGTGCGGACGAAAAAGTTCCAATCCACCTTATTTTGAACAGGCAGAACAGGATGCAACAACGTATACATGGGAAGTAGATACCGTTGCACCAACTGCTGTATTAAGCAACCTGCCATCAAATCCAACTACCAATACTTCAATAAGTATTACAGTAGGAGGTTTGCAGGTTGTGGCATATCGATACAGAATTAATAATGGAGCATGGATACCTGTTACATCTGAAATCATCAAAGAATTCCCTATTGTCTTGAGCGGTCTTACCCCGGGTAACTATCAAATTGATGTTGTTGCTCGTGATTTAGCTGGTAACTGGCAAATCATACCAACAAGCTACGTATGGACAATAAATCCTCCTCCTCTTGTGTCACCAGCAACAGTGGATATTGGTGAATACAGTACATCTGCTGCACTAATGTTCAGTTGGGTGCGCCCGTATGGTACAGCAGATGTAAAAATACAAATAGCGTCTGATACCAATTTCAGCAATGTTGTTTTTGAAAGTGTAGTTGGCAACGTAGACAGCTATACATTTGTAGCGCAAAGTACCGAAATAGAACGTTATTATGCGCGTGTGGCTGTCAATGATCAACCTGGTAAGCCTTTAAATGATCCAAGCTGGAAACCATGGGGACAGGCAAGTAATGGAATTGCTATGGTGGGTTCAGTAAGTGGTGTTGTTAAAAATGCAGTAGGATTTGCAGCATTGAGTAATGTAACTATTGAGTTAAGAAAAATGATTGATAATTCATTAATAGATACCACCACAACCGACACCAACGGTGGATTTACTTTTACTGGAGTACCAATAGGCAGCAATAAATATAAACTTGTTGCTTCTCTTACAGGTTATTATACCGCAACAAAAAATAATATTACCATTACATTAGGTGTACAATTAAGCGCAGGAACAATATATCTTGTGCCAACCTCTGCATCAAGCGGTACCATTACCGGTACAGTCATTGATGCCAATGATGCAAGTAAATTAGCGGGAGTAACCGTTGAGGTATATAACTGGCAAAATATTTTAGTAGCATCTACAGTGACTGCATCAGGAGGTACATTTACAACAACAACGTTAAGTCCCGGTGTATATTCTGTATTGTTTAAAAGGACTAACTATTATGATCTTTTAGTAGATAATATCGTAGTCAATGGCAACAGAGATATAGGACGCCAGGCAATTTGTGCATATCTTGTTGAGCCAATGGTACGTGTAATAGTGTTATGGGGACAAAACCCTCAGGATCTTGACCTGCACGTTGTTGGTCCAACATCACAAACAGTTGTCGAAGCCGATACTGCCTATAATAATCCTCAAAACAGATTCCATGTGGGCTATATTGGATATACAAATTATAAATGGCAATATAATTATAATGAACTCACTGGTGCATACGAAAGAGGTGATGATAAAAGCTCAACTACAGTTCCCGATAGAACAGGTACAAAATCAACCACTGCATTAGTACAGGATGTATATCCTGGAAATACCATTACAGGTTCCGGTTATGGTCCTGAGGCAATTAATTTATGGCGCTACGGAGGAGTTCAGTATGCCAGAGGTATTTTCACTTATACTGTCAGGAATTGGTCAGGAACTGATTGGTATGCTGGCGGAAGAGATGTCATAGTAAGGATATATGATTCACAAGGTATGGTACAGCAGATATTAATGCCGCAGGGAGCAACTGACCCTGGAAATACAACCCGAGATTGGAAAGCGGTAAAAATCAATATACAGGGGAATACGCGTTCAAAACGTATTATTTATGTGCCAACGCAAGGAGTATTTTTCAATGCCGGTGTGGATAGAAACAAGGCTGGTTTTGACTGGTAA
- a CDS encoding methyl-accepting chemotaxis protein encodes MEAKNIIRQFQKYGTGVILFNAIIFIIILQLSFPLFQDTRLLITFLILWVISFTSLFIYYMWMVKSIIKIIESDDEQKEYKIFNKFKVSAKQTMLLNIGYLVLVYIPLFFFMYFLYGYNNVYYHFYVFFILAFVFLFLGFNSMLVWYTRTYPLGRFGIPIAVQRLRSKIVSIVLPITLLTSVFMLVLFYKIDKSNVESLTASRIFDVLQQIQIDSKDSFIKSIPSIVNEYNGVVLVCEDEQIVQCNKEEFISQNIHKIINKGKQPQFLYNKTINFLKNIKNKNFSSTEGVFEGEQAVLFTYSVPDSNKIILVAFIEKILYSSVYKSIFYITLGMIIINLAIRYIINRRLMNLSLALDIAMPSLQKATRGDLTGEIKLIKSRDIMEDFIRSFIGFREQIIDFIRKSNELSEKVLLSSEALAFSGKSIKEEAAQQAQNIEEVTSIIAEVSGAFYTIASDANKQSEILKNLEDIINNLNEAMNRLNNDAKQVIVAIQGVQKSARDSETLVTSTAESSKQIATFFENIMNVIGLISDIAEQVNLLSLNASIEAARAGEHGRGFAVVAEEISRLADRTAQNLKEITKIVNEGNTAMNSNMNMMSTMRHVLLSIIQDIERSVNLITGFIETINQRVMDFARIHEGIASASEFSKGLSLSMAELSDNTKKIVQSIESVNAVAGQFVSLSENLTTTSSELEAMAAELKKVIERFKI; translated from the coding sequence ATGGAAGCAAAAAATATAATAAGGCAATTCCAGAAATATGGTACAGGTGTTATTTTATTCAATGCGATTATATTTATCATTATATTACAGCTTTCATTCCCACTATTTCAGGATACAAGATTATTAATTACATTTTTAATCTTATGGGTTATTTCGTTTACCTCATTATTTATTTATTATATGTGGATGGTTAAAAGTATAATTAAAATTATTGAATCGGATGATGAGCAAAAAGAATACAAAATTTTTAATAAATTTAAAGTAAGTGCTAAGCAAACGATGCTTTTGAACATTGGTTATTTGGTTTTAGTTTATATTCCGCTATTCTTTTTTATGTATTTCCTGTATGGATACAATAATGTATATTATCACTTTTATGTTTTTTTTATTTTAGCATTTGTATTCTTGTTTTTGGGATTTAATTCGATGTTAGTTTGGTATACTCGTACATATCCCCTTGGAAGATTTGGTATACCAATTGCTGTGCAACGATTGCGAAGCAAGATAGTTAGTATAGTATTGCCTATAACATTACTAACATCTGTGTTTATGTTGGTGCTATTTTATAAAATTGATAAATCCAATGTTGAATCATTAACTGCTTCTAGGATATTTGATGTTTTACAACAAATACAGATTGATTCAAAAGACTCATTTATTAAATCAATACCATCTATAGTTAATGAATATAATGGTGTAGTATTGGTTTGTGAGGATGAACAAATTGTTCAATGTAACAAGGAAGAATTTATTTCACAAAACATCCATAAAATTATAAATAAAGGCAAACAACCACAATTTCTATATAACAAGACAATCAATTTTTTAAAAAATATAAAGAATAAAAACTTTTCAAGTACTGAAGGTGTATTTGAAGGTGAACAGGCGGTTTTATTTACTTATTCAGTACCTGATAGCAATAAAATAATACTTGTTGCATTCATAGAAAAAATATTATATTCTTCGGTATATAAGAGCATCTTTTATATCACATTAGGAATGATTATTATTAATTTAGCAATCAGATATATAATTAACCGTCGTTTGATGAATTTGTCTTTAGCATTGGATATTGCTATGCCTTCATTACAGAAAGCTACTCGTGGTGATCTAACCGGCGAAATTAAACTTATAAAATCCCGCGACATAATGGAAGATTTTATTCGCAGTTTTATTGGCTTCAGGGAGCAGATAATTGATTTTATACGCAAATCAAATGAACTCAGCGAAAAGGTATTGCTGTCATCTGAAGCTCTGGCATTTTCAGGAAAATCAATAAAGGAAGAAGCTGCTCAACAGGCTCAAAATATTGAAGAGGTGACCTCAATAATTGCAGAAGTATCAGGTGCTTTTTACACAATAGCTTCTGATGCCAACAAACAAAGTGAAATCTTAAAAAACCTTGAAGATATTATAAATAATCTCAATGAGGCAATGAATAGGCTCAATAACGATGCTAAACAGGTTATAGTTGCAATTCAAGGGGTACAAAAAAGTGCTCGTGATAGTGAAACGCTGGTAACAAGTACTGCAGAATCTTCAAAACAAATTGCAACATTTTTTGAAAACATCATGAATGTTATTGGCCTAATATCAGATATTGCCGAACAGGTTAACCTGCTATCGCTTAACGCATCCATAGAAGCTGCACGCGCTGGTGAGCATGGAAGGGGGTTTGCCGTTGTTGCAGAAGAAATATCGCGGCTTGCAGACAGAACTGCACAAAATCTAAAGGAGATCACTAAGATCGTAAATGAAGGTAACACCGCGATGAACAGTAATATGAATATGATGAGCACAATGCGTCATGTACTGCTTTCTATTATTCAGGATATTGAACGCAGTGTAAATTTAATCACTGGTTTCATTGAAACAATCAATCAGCGGGTAATGGATTTTGCAAGGATCCATGAAGGCATTGCCAGTGCAAGTGAGTTTTCAAAGGGGCTATCGCTATCAATGGCCGAATTAAGTGATAATACCAAAAAGATAGTACAGTCTATTGAAAGTGTGAATGCAGTTGCAGGCCAGTTTGTTTCACTGTCTGAAAATTTAACTACTACTTCTTCAGAACTTGAAGCTATGGCAGCAGAACTTAAAAAGGTAATAGAACGATTCAAGATATAA
- the purB gene encoding adenylosuccinate lyase produces MIDRYSRKHIADIWSLENKFRIWLDIEIAACEANAQLGIIPPEDLAIIKEKARFDVARIEEIENQVHHDVIAFLTCVAEYVGPSSRYIHYGLTSSDIVDTALSIQMKQAGQIILNDIDQLLEVLKKLALKYKHTPCMGRSHGVHAEPTTFGTKMALYYHEFLRNRKRMQDAIDEISYGKLSGAVGTFSNIDPQVEVIVCQKLGLKPDPISTQIIQRDRHAHYMSAIAICAGTLDKLATEIRHLQRTEVREVEEPFQKGQKGSSAMPHKRNPILCERISGLSRVIKANLMVALDNMTLWHERDISHSSAERVILPDSTIALDYLLSRMIFILENLHVYPEAMMKTIEKTGGLFYSQGLLLKLVEKGYTREEAYQIVQDNAMKVWNEGGSLKELSLNDTRIQTKLSREEIEEIFTLDNFLHNIDYVFKKAGLE; encoded by the coding sequence ATGATTGATAGATATTCTCGAAAGCACATTGCAGATATATGGTCCTTAGAAAATAAATTTAGAATATGGCTTGATATTGAAATAGCTGCCTGTGAAGCTAATGCGCAGTTAGGTATTATACCCCCTGAAGATTTAGCTATAATTAAAGAAAAAGCTCGATTTGATGTTGCACGTATTGAAGAGATTGAAAATCAAGTGCATCATGACGTGATAGCATTTTTAACCTGTGTTGCCGAATATGTGGGCCCATCCAGCAGATATATTCATTATGGTCTTACATCAAGCGACATAGTTGATACTGCATTATCAATTCAGATGAAACAGGCTGGACAGATAATACTCAATGATATTGATCAACTTTTAGAAGTTTTAAAAAAGTTAGCACTGAAATACAAACATACACCGTGCATGGGCCGTTCTCATGGCGTTCATGCTGAGCCAACCACATTTGGCACAAAGATGGCATTATATTATCATGAGTTTTTACGTAACCGTAAAAGAATGCAGGATGCTATCGACGAAATATCTTATGGAAAACTTTCAGGTGCTGTTGGCACTTTTAGCAATATTGATCCACAGGTTGAGGTAATAGTGTGCCAAAAGCTTGGACTTAAACCTGACCCAATTTCAACACAGATAATCCAGAGGGACAGGCACGCTCACTATATGTCTGCAATTGCAATTTGCGCAGGCACATTAGATAAGTTAGCTACAGAGATACGACACCTGCAGCGTACCGAAGTACGTGAAGTTGAAGAGCCTTTCCAAAAAGGGCAAAAAGGTTCTTCCGCAATGCCGCATAAACGAAACCCTATTTTGTGTGAAAGGATATCAGGATTATCACGTGTAATAAAGGCCAATCTAATGGTTGCATTGGATAATATGACATTATGGCATGAACGTGATATTTCCCATTCATCTGCTGAGCGCGTTATCTTACCCGACAGTACAATCGCATTGGATTATCTGTTATCAAGAATGATTTTTATACTAGAAAATCTTCATGTATATCCTGAAGCCATGATGAAAACCATTGAAAAAACAGGCGGGTTATTCTATTCACAAGGGTTACTGCTAAAATTAGTAGAAAAAGGCTATACACGAGAAGAAGCATACCAGATAGTGCAGGACAATGCCATGAAAGTTTGGAATGAAGGGGGCTCATTAAAAGAGCTATCGCTTAACGATACAAGAATACAAACAAAACTTTCACGCGAAGAAATAGAAGAAATATTTACACTTGATAATTTCCTGCATAATATTGACTATGTTTTTAAGAAAGCTGGTTTAGAATAA